A stretch of Thermus neutrinimicus DNA encodes these proteins:
- a CDS encoding DUF3054 domain-containing protein, producing MSKSRPAALPLFLLDLLALLLFAGVGLLSHGLPLTLGGLARNLLPVLFVWLLLAPFLGTYRQPSWGNLLLTWAIAFPAGLWLRQMVLGGGFGVGFFVFLGVAMAFSLLFLLLSRGLARLLGVW from the coding sequence ATGAGCAAAAGCCGCCCTGCCGCCCTGCCCCTTTTCCTCCTGGACCTTTTGGCCCTCCTCCTCTTCGCCGGGGTGGGGCTTCTCTCCCATGGGCTTCCCCTCACCTTGGGGGGTCTGGCCCGAAACCTGCTCCCCGTGCTTTTCGTCTGGCTACTCCTGGCCCCCTTCCTGGGCACCTACCGCCAGCCTTCGTGGGGAAACCTCCTCCTCACCTGGGCCATTGCCTTTCCCGCGGGGCTTTGGCTTAGGCAGATGGTCCTCGGCGGGGGGTTTGGGGTGGGGTTTTTCGTCTTCCTGGGCGTGGCCATGGCCTTTAGCCTCCTCTTCCTCCTCCTTTCCCGGGGCCTCGCCAGGCTTCTGGGGGTCTGGTAA
- a CDS encoding AzlD domain-containing protein: MTLALFLLALGTFFLRFLPWRAERSLKAGQAGPALVVALFLVSAFSPPPSSEWLRAALALLGTFLGARLTGNLGVSVFLGAGLYGLLGFL; this comes from the coding sequence ATGACCCTGGCCCTTTTCCTCCTGGCCCTAGGCACCTTTTTCCTCCGCTTTTTGCCTTGGCGGGCGGAACGGAGTCTGAAGGCGGGCCAGGCAGGGCCGGCCTTGGTGGTGGCCCTTTTCCTGGTTTCCGCCTTCAGCCCGCCGCCTTCTTCCGAGTGGCTCCGCGCCGCCTTGGCCCTCCTGGGCACCTTCCTGGGAGCCCGGCTTACGGGGAACCTGGGCGTGTCCGTCTTCCTGGGGGCGGGCCTTTACGGGCTTCTAGGCTTCCTCTAG
- the lpdA gene encoding dihydrolipoyl dehydrogenase produces MKTYDLIVIGTGPGGYHAAIRGAQLGLKVLAVEAGEVGGVCLNVGCIPTKALLHAAETLHHLQVAEGFGLRARPELDFGKLGAWRDGVVKKLTGGVAGLLKGNKVELLRGFARLKGPKEVEVNGETYGAKSLILATGSEPTPLKGFPFGEDVWDSTRALRVEEGIPKRLLVIGGGAVGLELGQIYRRLGAEVTLIEYMPEILPAGDRETAALLRKALEKEGLRVRTGTKAVGYEKKGDGLHVLLEPAQGGNPEEIVVDKILVAVGRKPRTEGLGLEKAGVKVDERGFIQVNARMETSAPGVYAIGDVARPPLLAHKAMKEGLVAAENAAGKNALFDSQVPSVVYTGPEWAGVGLTEEEARKAGYKVKVGKFPLSASGRALTLGGAEGLIKVVGDEETDLLLGVFMVGPQAGELIAEATLALEMGATVSDLGLTIHPHPTLSESLMEAAEAFHRQAIHILNR; encoded by the coding sequence ATGAAGACCTACGATCTCATCGTGATCGGCACCGGGCCTGGAGGCTACCACGCCGCCATCCGGGGCGCCCAGCTGGGGCTAAAGGTTTTGGCAGTGGAGGCCGGCGAGGTGGGGGGCGTGTGCCTGAACGTGGGGTGCATTCCCACCAAGGCGCTTTTGCACGCCGCGGAAACCCTTCACCACCTGCAGGTGGCCGAGGGGTTTGGCCTAAGGGCCAGGCCCGAGCTGGACTTTGGGAAGCTGGGTGCCTGGCGGGATGGGGTGGTGAAGAAGCTCACCGGGGGTGTGGCCGGGCTTCTAAAGGGCAACAAGGTGGAGCTCTTAAGGGGCTTCGCCCGCCTCAAGGGCCCCAAGGAGGTGGAGGTAAACGGGGAAACCTACGGGGCGAAAAGCCTCATCCTGGCCACGGGAAGCGAGCCCACGCCCCTAAAGGGCTTTCCCTTTGGGGAGGACGTGTGGGATTCCACCCGGGCCCTAAGGGTGGAAGAGGGCATCCCCAAACGCCTTTTGGTGATCGGGGGTGGGGCGGTGGGATTGGAGCTGGGCCAGATCTACCGCCGCCTGGGCGCGGAGGTGACCCTGATCGAATACATGCCGGAGATCCTCCCCGCAGGGGATAGGGAAACCGCCGCCCTTCTGCGCAAGGCCTTGGAGAAGGAAGGCCTCCGGGTGCGCACCGGCACCAAGGCGGTGGGCTACGAGAAGAAGGGGGATGGCCTCCACGTGCTCCTGGAGCCCGCCCAGGGAGGAAACCCGGAAGAGATCGTGGTGGATAAAATCCTGGTGGCGGTGGGCCGCAAGCCCCGCACGGAGGGGCTCGGCCTGGAAAAGGCCGGGGTGAAGGTGGACGAAAGGGGCTTCATCCAGGTGAACGCCCGCATGGAAACCTCGGCCCCCGGGGTATACGCCATCGGGGACGTGGCCAGGCCTCCCCTCCTGGCCCACAAGGCCATGAAGGAGGGGCTGGTGGCCGCGGAGAACGCCGCCGGCAAGAACGCCCTCTTCGACTCCCAGGTGCCCAGCGTGGTCTACACCGGCCCCGAATGGGCCGGGGTAGGGCTCACGGAGGAGGAGGCCAGGAAGGCGGGCTATAAGGTCAAGGTGGGGAAGTTTCCCCTTTCCGCCAGCGGCCGGGCCCTTACCTTGGGGGGGGCGGAGGGCCTCATCAAGGTGGTGGGGGATGAGGAAACCGACCTCCTCCTTGGGGTCTTTATGGTGGGACCCCAGGCGGGGGAGCTCATCGCCGAGGCCACCTTGGCCCTGGAGATGGGGGCCACGGTGTCCGACCTGGGCCTCACGATCCACCCCCACCCCACCCTCTCCGAAAGCCTCATGGAGGCGGCGGAGGCCTTCCACAGGCAGGCCATCCACATCCTAAACCGCTAG
- a CDS encoding type II toxin-antitoxin system HicA family toxin, which translates to MKLPWDLHGEDLAKRWSHLGYQVVRQRGSPIRLTWNGGGREDHLPIPRHHPLKLDTLPGILRETAEAQNLTREELLKLLDL; encoded by the coding sequence GTGAAACTTCCCTGGGATCTCCATGGGGAGGATCTGGCAAAACGTTGGTCCCACCTGGGGTATCAGGTGGTGCGCCAGAGGGGAAGCCCCATTCGCCTTACCTGGAACGGAGGAGGCCGGGAAGACCATCTTCCCATCCCCCGCCACCATCCCCTGAAGCTGGATACCCTGCCGGGGATTTTACGGGAAACCGCGGAGGCCCAAAACCTCACCCGGGAGGAGCTTCTTAAGCTTTTAGACCTGTAA
- a CDS encoding NAD(P)-dependent oxidoreductase: protein MDEKVAFLGLGAMGYPMAGHLAKRFPTLVWNRTFAKALKHQEEFGSRAVPLEEVAGARVLFTCLPTTKEVGEVAEALWPHLRPGTYWVDATSGEPEGSRKLAERLLEKGVVYLDAPVSGGTAGAEKGTLTVMMGGPLEAVERVKPYLAYAAKVVHVGPVGAGHAVKAINNALLAVNLWAAGEGLVALVRQGVSAEKALEAINASSGRSNATENLIPQRVLTRAFPKTFALGLLVKDLGIAMGVLDGEKAPSPLLRLTREVYEMAKRELGPEADHVEALRLLEGLGGVEIR from the coding sequence ATGGACGAGAAGGTGGCCTTCCTCGGTCTTGGGGCCATGGGTTACCCCATGGCCGGTCATCTGGCCAAAAGGTTTCCCACCCTGGTCTGGAACCGCACCTTCGCCAAGGCCTTAAAGCACCAGGAGGAGTTTGGCTCCAGGGCCGTGCCCCTGGAGGAGGTGGCGGGGGCGCGGGTGCTCTTCACCTGTCTGCCCACCACCAAGGAGGTGGGGGAGGTGGCGGAGGCCCTTTGGCCCCACCTGAGGCCTGGCACCTACTGGGTGGACGCCACCAGCGGGGAGCCCGAGGGAAGCCGCAAGCTGGCGGAGCGCCTTTTGGAAAAGGGCGTGGTTTACCTGGATGCCCCGGTTTCCGGGGGGACCGCGGGGGCGGAAAAGGGCACCCTCACGGTGATGATGGGGGGGCCCCTCGAGGCGGTGGAGCGGGTGAAACCCTACCTGGCCTATGCCGCCAAGGTGGTCCACGTGGGGCCCGTGGGGGCGGGGCATGCGGTAAAGGCCATCAACAACGCCCTTTTGGCGGTGAACCTCTGGGCGGCTGGGGAAGGGTTGGTGGCCCTGGTGCGGCAGGGGGTTTCCGCGGAGAAGGCCCTCGAGGCCATCAACGCCTCCAGCGGCCGCTCCAACGCCACGGAGAACCTGATTCCCCAAAGGGTTCTCACCCGGGCCTTCCCCAAGACCTTCGCCCTGGGCCTTTTGGTGAAGGATTTGGGGATCGCCATGGGGGTTTTGGACGGGGAAAAGGCCCCAAGCCCCCTCCTTCGCCTCACCCGGGAGGTGTACGAGATGGCCAAGAGGGAGCTGGGCCCGGAGGCCGACCACGTGGAGGCCTTGAGGCTTCTGGAGGGCTTAGGCGGGGTGGAGATCCGATAG
- a CDS encoding dihydrolipoamide acetyltransferase family protein gives MPKEILMPELAESVVEGEILKWLVEEGDYLKKDQPFVEVMTDKVTVELPSPYEGVLLKKLVKEGEVVKVHAPIALLAEPGEAVAGVKEVQGVKGEAPPVQAEEERSIVEPGLPPQEEKEDLSLFKPDTTQVAVKNPFLTGQAEQAPRESQAPGRILAVPAARRLARELGIPLEAIPGSGPLGRIRVEDVRAYAERLKAQAAPEPEAPTEAPAPLPSSFPPPPRYTPPKGYEGLEERIPLRGIRRTIAQGLWQSHLYTVRTLNVDEADLTELVALRERLKPEAERQGVRLTYLPFIFKAVVRALKKYPMLNASLDEERQEIVYKRYYHLGLAVATERGLIVPVVRDVDRKNILELAKEIAELSAKAREGRLSPEEVTGSTFTVTNIGSVGALMSFPIINVPEAAILGVHSIRKRPWVMPDGSIQARDIMYLSLSFDHRLVDGAEAASFTREVIRLLENPDLLLLEM, from the coding sequence ATGCCCAAGGAAATCCTCATGCCCGAACTGGCGGAAAGCGTGGTGGAAGGCGAGATCCTGAAGTGGCTGGTGGAGGAAGGGGACTATCTCAAAAAGGACCAGCCCTTCGTGGAGGTGATGACCGACAAGGTCACCGTGGAGCTCCCCTCCCCCTATGAGGGCGTGCTCCTGAAGAAGCTGGTCAAGGAGGGGGAGGTGGTCAAGGTCCACGCCCCCATCGCCCTCCTGGCGGAGCCCGGGGAGGCGGTGGCTGGGGTGAAGGAGGTCCAAGGGGTAAAGGGGGAGGCTCCGCCCGTGCAAGCGGAGGAGGAACGCTCCATCGTGGAGCCCGGGCTTCCCCCGCAGGAGGAAAAGGAGGACCTCTCCCTCTTCAAACCGGACACCACCCAGGTGGCGGTGAAGAACCCCTTCCTGACCGGTCAAGCGGAGCAGGCCCCCAGGGAAAGCCAGGCTCCAGGCCGCATCCTGGCGGTGCCCGCCGCCCGGAGGCTGGCCCGGGAGCTGGGGATTCCCCTCGAGGCCATCCCCGGCTCCGGCCCCCTGGGCCGCATCCGGGTGGAGGACGTGCGGGCCTATGCGGAAAGGCTTAAGGCCCAAGCGGCGCCTGAGCCGGAAGCCCCCACGGAGGCCCCAGCACCCCTTCCCTCAAGCTTCCCTCCCCCGCCCCGCTACACCCCTCCCAAGGGCTACGAGGGACTGGAGGAACGCATCCCCCTAAGGGGCATCCGCCGCACCATCGCCCAGGGGCTTTGGCAGAGCCACCTCTACACGGTGCGCACCCTGAACGTGGACGAGGCCGACCTCACGGAGCTGGTGGCCCTTAGGGAGCGCCTGAAGCCCGAGGCCGAGCGCCAGGGGGTGAGGCTCACCTACCTCCCCTTCATCTTCAAGGCGGTGGTGCGGGCCTTGAAGAAGTACCCCATGCTGAACGCCAGCCTGGACGAGGAGCGTCAGGAAATCGTCTACAAGCGCTACTACCACCTGGGCCTGGCGGTGGCCACGGAAAGGGGGCTCATCGTACCCGTGGTGCGGGACGTGGACCGCAAAAACATCCTGGAGCTGGCCAAGGAGATCGCCGAGCTCTCCGCCAAGGCCCGGGAAGGAAGGCTCTCCCCCGAGGAGGTCACGGGTTCCACCTTCACCGTCACCAACATCGGCTCCGTGGGGGCCCTCATGAGCTTCCCCATCATCAACGTTCCCGAGGCCGCCATCTTGGGGGTGCACTCCATCCGGAAGCGGCCCTGGGTGATGCCGGATGGCTCCATCCAGGCAAGGGACATCATGTACCTCTCCCTTTCCTTTGACCACCGCCTGGTGGATGGGGCGGAGGCGGCCTCCTTCACCCGGGAGGTGATCCGGCTTTTGGAAAACCCCGACCTGCTCCTTCTGGAAATGTAG
- a CDS encoding 2-oxoisovalerate dehydrogenase — protein MPKELIFPVEEAEDGGYVARALGEAILTQGEAWGELRERVRDAVRCHYPEGEAPGGIRSHFVREEVLAP, from the coding sequence ATGCCCAAGGAACTCATTTTCCCGGTGGAGGAAGCGGAAGACGGGGGCTACGTGGCCAGGGCCTTGGGGGAAGCCATCCTCACTCAGGGAGAAGCCTGGGGGGAGCTAAGGGAGAGGGTGCGGGACGCGGTGCGCTGCCACTACCCCGAAGGAGAAGCCCCCGGGGGCATCCGCTCGCATTTCGTCCGGGAGGAGGTTCTGGCTCCGTGA
- a CDS encoding helix-turn-helix domain-containing protein, whose product MYFMEDSIAYYVGHNLRRLRQAKGLTLSGLAAKAGVARSLIYALESGKANPTLATLWALAQALEVPFSDLVQTQPVAEEGVVVQLIERTREPGGGLMEVYRMDLYPNSLRHAGAHEAGLRERVIGLRGRARVGPPPGKEVAPGEEVVFPGDEPHLYATVEGASLLVFLHYPPVAWPRGEVGGEEKALLALREVSLGVGGLALEGRWLAPGLQEGVFVRWSGNRTYLFSLPLTPLPRLTGQGVLGEAFALLHASEAELRSYRESPSLLLRALAWEGLLLRGEVADPAPLLMDTPQPLSGSVDESGWESRIGVDLYAQVELLHPGYARQVLFLAYGLDAAGLGRERFLDVGTGPGHHLRLLLELLPQLKPVAVEPSLASRRALAHMLPGIKVLPKDFLLLDARESFPLIVSVGASHHMSTWAFLDRAYQLLNPGGMLAVADEFLSSFATREERIRNLVLHHTAYLVPFPLEDPEALWALRLLALQGKSKGLRGVAEEALQGLLAQSNPLASFASLEMQALLAGLDYEVETKTSADRFLELALSVGFELEHHFRLFATHGRGPWDGGTHLFLFRRPK is encoded by the coding sequence ATGTACTTTATGGAAGACAGCATAGCCTATTATGTAGGACATAACCTTCGCCGGTTGCGACAGGCCAAGGGGCTTACCCTATCGGGCTTGGCGGCTAAGGCAGGAGTGGCGAGATCGTTGATCTATGCGTTGGAATCAGGGAAAGCCAACCCTACACTTGCCACACTCTGGGCTTTGGCCCAAGCTTTGGAGGTGCCTTTCAGCGATCTGGTTCAGACCCAGCCCGTAGCGGAGGAGGGGGTGGTAGTTCAACTTATTGAACGAACCCGGGAGCCAGGGGGCGGGCTCATGGAAGTCTACCGCATGGATCTTTACCCGAACTCCCTCCGCCACGCGGGAGCCCACGAGGCTGGGCTTCGGGAGCGGGTGATTGGCCTGAGGGGAAGGGCGAGGGTGGGACCACCCCCAGGAAAAGAGGTGGCTCCAGGAGAGGAGGTGGTTTTCCCGGGCGATGAGCCCCATTTGTATGCCACCGTGGAGGGCGCGAGCCTCTTGGTTTTTCTCCACTATCCCCCGGTTGCCTGGCCTAGGGGTGAGGTTGGCGGCGAGGAGAAGGCCTTACTGGCCCTACGGGAAGTGAGCCTGGGGGTGGGCGGATTGGCCCTGGAAGGTCGGTGGCTTGCACCGGGGTTGCAAGAAGGGGTTTTCGTCCGTTGGAGCGGAAACCGCACCTATCTCTTCAGCCTACCTCTTACACCTTTGCCGCGGCTTACGGGCCAAGGGGTCTTGGGGGAGGCCTTTGCCCTTCTCCATGCCTCTGAGGCAGAACTGAGATCCTACCGGGAAAGCCCCAGCCTGCTCTTACGGGCGCTGGCCTGGGAGGGGTTGCTCCTTAGGGGTGAGGTGGCCGATCCAGCACCCCTTCTCATGGATACCCCGCAACCCCTTTCCGGCTCCGTGGACGAAAGCGGTTGGGAAAGCCGCATAGGGGTTGATCTCTATGCTCAGGTAGAGCTCTTGCACCCTGGATACGCTAGACAGGTCCTTTTTCTAGCCTATGGGTTGGATGCTGCAGGCTTAGGGAGGGAAAGATTTTTGGATGTGGGCACTGGCCCTGGCCACCATCTCCGGTTGCTTTTGGAGCTCTTACCTCAGTTGAAGCCTGTGGCGGTGGAACCCAGCTTGGCCTCGAGGCGGGCATTGGCCCATATGCTTCCGGGAATCAAGGTTTTGCCCAAGGACTTCCTGTTGCTGGATGCGAGGGAAAGCTTTCCCCTGATCGTTTCCGTGGGGGCTAGCCACCACATGTCCACTTGGGCCTTCCTGGATAGAGCCTATCAGCTCCTAAACCCTGGGGGGATGCTGGCGGTAGCGGACGAGTTTTTGAGTTCCTTTGCTACCCGGGAAGAACGGATCCGGAACCTGGTTCTCCACCACACCGCCTACCTGGTTCCCTTCCCCCTGGAGGACCCCGAGGCCCTGTGGGCCTTACGCCTTTTGGCTCTGCAAGGGAAGAGCAAGGGGCTCAGAGGTGTAGCGGAGGAGGCTTTACAAGGTCTTTTGGCCCAATCCAACCCCCTTGCTTCTTTTGCGAGCCTAGAGATGCAGGCCTTGCTGGCGGGTTTGGATTACGAAGTGGAGACCAAGACCTCTGCTGATCGCTTTCTTGAGCTGGCCTTGTCCGTGGGCTTTGAGTTGGAACACCACTTCCGTCTTTTCGCCACCCACGGTAGGGGGCCATGGGATGGTGGAACCCACCTTTTCCTCTTCAGGAGGCCAAAGTGA
- a CDS encoding alpha-ketoacid dehydrogenase subunit beta codes for MALMTMVQALNRALDEEMAQDPRVVVLGEDVGKRGGVFLVTEGLLQKYGPDRVMDTPLSEAAIVGAALGMAAHGLRPVAEIQFADYIFPGFDQLVSQVAKLRYRSGGQFTAPLVVRMPSGGGVKGGHHHSQSPEAHFVHTAGLKVVAVSTPYDAKGLLKAAIRDEDPVVFLEPKRLYRSVKEEVPEEDYVLPLGKAAIRREGKDLTLIGYGTVMPEVLQAAEELEKAGVSAEVLDLRSLMPWDYQAVMSSVAKTGRAVLVSDAPRHASFISEVAATIAEDILDMLLAPPIRVTGFDTPYPYAQDKLYLPTVTRILNAAKRALDY; via the coding sequence ATGGCCCTCATGACCATGGTGCAGGCCCTGAACCGGGCCCTGGACGAGGAGATGGCCCAGGACCCCCGGGTGGTGGTCCTGGGGGAGGATGTGGGCAAGAGGGGCGGGGTCTTCCTGGTTACGGAAGGCCTTTTGCAGAAGTACGGCCCCGATCGGGTTATGGACACCCCCCTTTCCGAGGCCGCCATCGTGGGGGCCGCCCTGGGCATGGCCGCCCACGGCTTAAGGCCCGTGGCGGAGATCCAGTTCGCCGATTACATCTTCCCGGGCTTTGACCAGCTGGTGAGCCAGGTGGCCAAGCTCCGTTACCGCTCGGGGGGGCAGTTCACCGCCCCCTTGGTGGTGCGGATGCCCTCCGGGGGCGGGGTCAAGGGGGGGCACCACCACTCCCAAAGCCCCGAGGCCCACTTCGTCCACACCGCCGGGCTCAAGGTGGTGGCGGTTTCCACCCCCTACGACGCCAAGGGCCTCTTAAAGGCAGCCATCCGCGACGAGGACCCCGTGGTCTTCCTGGAGCCCAAAAGGCTCTACCGCTCGGTGAAGGAGGAGGTGCCGGAGGAGGATTACGTCCTGCCCTTGGGCAAGGCCGCCATCAGGCGGGAGGGGAAGGACCTAACCCTCATCGGCTACGGCACCGTCATGCCCGAGGTGCTCCAGGCGGCGGAGGAGCTGGAGAAGGCGGGGGTTTCCGCGGAGGTTCTGGACCTCCGTAGCCTCATGCCCTGGGATTACCAGGCGGTGATGAGCTCTGTGGCCAAGACGGGCCGGGCGGTGCTGGTATCCGACGCCCCTCGGCACGCCAGCTTTATCAGCGAGGTGGCGGCCACCATCGCCGAGGACATCCTGGACATGCTCCTCGCCCCTCCCATCCGGGTGACGGGCTTTGACACCCCCTACCCCTACGCCCAGGACAAGCTGTACCTGCCCACCGTCACCCGCATCCTCAACGCCGCCAAACGGGCGTTAGACTACTGA
- a CDS encoding AzlC family ABC transporter permease — protein sequence MKQGLEAAWPIALGYFPVAVAFGALGAQAGLGYLWIQFTSLLVFAGASQFALVGLMAQGVPPLLAATLGLLLNLRHAFYGPALRPYLKGGPLEAFLLTDEVFALALRALPGLSPEKRRGFFLGLGLGAYLSWNLGTALGALGAKGLLAWPRLGEALSFALPALFLLLALPHLRNPVALLAGGIALAFHMLGQTAWGLFLAGGIGLFGERRRP from the coding sequence GTGAAACAGGGCCTTGAAGCCGCTTGGCCCATAGCCCTGGGCTACTTTCCCGTGGCCGTGGCCTTTGGCGCCCTGGGAGCCCAGGCGGGGCTTGGCTACCTTTGGATCCAGTTCACCTCCCTCCTGGTCTTCGCCGGGGCCAGCCAGTTTGCTCTGGTGGGGCTTATGGCCCAAGGGGTACCGCCCCTCTTGGCGGCCACCTTGGGCCTCCTCCTCAACCTGCGCCACGCCTTCTACGGCCCGGCCCTGAGGCCCTACCTAAAAGGGGGTCCCTTAGAGGCCTTCCTCCTCACCGACGAGGTCTTTGCCCTGGCCTTGAGGGCACTTCCCGGTCTTTCTCCAGAAAAAAGGCGGGGCTTCTTCCTGGGCCTGGGCCTAGGCGCCTATCTTTCCTGGAACCTGGGCACCGCCTTGGGGGCCTTGGGGGCGAAAGGGCTATTGGCCTGGCCCCGCCTGGGGGAGGCCCTTTCCTTCGCCCTTCCTGCCCTTTTCCTCCTCCTGGCCCTTCCCCACTTAAGGAATCCGGTAGCCCTCCTGGCGGGTGGGATAGCCCTGGCCTTCCACATGTTGGGCCAAACGGCCTGGGGCCTTTTCTTGGCGGGAGGCATCGGGCTTTTTGGGGAAAGGAGGCGGCCATGA
- a CDS encoding thiamine pyrophosphate-dependent dehydrogenase E1 component subunit alpha → MVKDTHRFQPFTPEPIRLIGEKGEWLGDFPLDLDEDRLRRLYRDMLAARMLDERYTILIRTGKTSFIAPSAGHEAAQVGIAHAIRKGFDWVFPYYRDHGLALALGLPLRELFGQMLATQADPNKGRQMPEHPGSKALNYFTVASPIASHVPPAAGAAISMKLLRTGQVAVCTFGDGATSEGDWYAGINFAAVQGAPAVFIAENNFYAISVDYSRQTHSPTIADKAHAFGIPGYLVDGLDVLASYYVVKEAVERARMGEGPSLVELRVYRYGPHSSADDDSRYRPREEVEAWRKRDPILRFQRFLEGRGLWNLEWEEDLRAEIRAELERGLKEAEEAGAVPPEWMFDDVLAEKPWHLRRQEALLKEEL, encoded by the coding sequence ATGGTAAAGGACACCCACCGGTTTCAGCCCTTCACCCCCGAGCCCATAAGGCTCATCGGGGAGAAGGGGGAGTGGCTGGGGGATTTCCCCTTGGATCTGGACGAGGACAGGCTACGCCGCCTGTACCGGGACATGCTGGCGGCCAGGATGCTGGACGAGCGCTACACCATCCTCATCCGCACCGGCAAGACCAGCTTCATCGCCCCCTCAGCCGGGCACGAGGCCGCCCAGGTGGGCATCGCCCACGCCATCCGCAAGGGCTTCGACTGGGTCTTCCCCTACTACCGCGACCACGGCCTGGCCTTGGCCCTGGGCCTACCCCTCAGGGAGCTTTTCGGCCAGATGCTGGCCACCCAGGCCGACCCCAACAAGGGCCGCCAGATGCCCGAGCACCCGGGGTCCAAGGCCCTCAACTACTTCACCGTGGCCAGCCCCATCGCCTCCCACGTACCCCCCGCCGCAGGGGCGGCCATCAGCATGAAGCTCCTGCGCACGGGCCAGGTGGCGGTCTGCACCTTCGGGGACGGGGCCACCAGCGAGGGGGACTGGTACGCGGGCATCAACTTCGCCGCCGTGCAAGGGGCCCCTGCCGTCTTTATCGCCGAGAACAACTTCTACGCCATCAGCGTGGACTATAGCCGCCAGACCCATAGCCCCACCATCGCCGACAAGGCCCATGCCTTCGGCATCCCCGGCTATCTGGTGGACGGCCTGGACGTCCTGGCCTCCTACTACGTGGTGAAGGAGGCGGTGGAGCGGGCCCGCATGGGGGAGGGCCCCAGCCTGGTGGAGCTCAGGGTCTACCGCTATGGCCCCCACTCCTCCGCGGACGACGACAGCCGCTACCGCCCCCGGGAGGAGGTGGAGGCCTGGCGGAAACGGGACCCCATCCTCCGCTTCCAGCGCTTCCTGGAGGGAAGGGGTCTCTGGAACCTGGAATGGGAGGAGGACCTTAGGGCGGAGATCCGCGCCGAGCTGGAGCGGGGCCTGAAGGAAGCCGAGGAAGCTGGCGCCGTGCCCCCTGAGTGGATGTTCGACGACGTCCTTGCGGAAAAGCCCTGGCACCTAAGGCGCCAGGAGGCCCTTCTCAAGGAAGAGCTTTAG
- the lipA gene encoding lipoyl synthase, with amino-acid sequence MKPKFETVELLTPTGEVVELKVVKHGLAQARPEPVDRNKPAWLRATLPTGAKYQALKATVNELKLHTVCQEALCPNVGECWSHGTLTVMILGSICTRACKFCAVDTGNPRGILDPEEPRRVAEAIARLHIRYVVLTSVDRDDLPDGGAAHFAATIRAIKEKAPGVLVEALTPDFQGDLKAVETVLDAGPEVYAQNLETVRRLTPRVRDPRAGYHQTLRVLAHAKRYRPEVLTKSSLMLGLGETEEEILEAMRDLREAGVDILTLGQYLRPTPAHLPVERYVPPEDFQRYQAWGYQLGFREVFAGPLVRSSYRADRVFLEASRKEGGS; translated from the coding sequence GTGAAGCCCAAGTTTGAAACCGTGGAGCTCCTTACCCCCACCGGGGAGGTGGTGGAGCTCAAGGTGGTGAAACATGGCCTGGCCCAGGCCCGGCCCGAGCCTGTGGACCGGAATAAGCCCGCCTGGCTTAGGGCCACCCTGCCCACGGGGGCCAAGTACCAGGCCCTGAAGGCCACGGTGAACGAGCTCAAGCTCCACACCGTCTGCCAGGAGGCCCTTTGCCCCAACGTGGGGGAGTGCTGGAGCCACGGTACCCTCACGGTGATGATCCTGGGGAGCATCTGCACCCGGGCCTGCAAGTTCTGCGCCGTGGACACAGGGAATCCTAGGGGTATCCTCGACCCGGAGGAGCCCAGGAGGGTAGCCGAGGCCATCGCCCGGCTCCATATCCGCTACGTGGTCCTCACCAGCGTGGACCGGGACGACCTTCCCGACGGCGGGGCGGCCCACTTCGCCGCCACCATCCGGGCCATCAAGGAAAAGGCCCCTGGGGTTTTGGTGGAGGCCCTTACCCCCGACTTCCAGGGGGACCTGAAGGCGGTGGAGACGGTTTTGGATGCGGGTCCGGAGGTCTACGCCCAGAACCTGGAGACCGTGCGCCGCCTCACCCCCAGGGTGCGGGACCCCCGGGCGGGGTACCACCAAACCCTTAGGGTCCTGGCCCACGCCAAGCGCTACCGGCCCGAGGTTCTCACCAAGAGCAGCCTCATGCTGGGTCTGGGGGAGACGGAGGAGGAGATCCTCGAGGCCATGCGGGACCTGAGGGAGGCGGGGGTGGATATCCTCACCCTGGGCCAGTACCTGCGCCCCACCCCCGCCCACCTGCCCGTGGAGCGGTACGTGCCTCCCGAGGACTTCCAGCGCTACCAGGCCTGGGGGTACCAGCTGGGCTTCCGGGAGGTCTTCGCCGGGCCCTTGGTGCGGAGCTCCTACCGGGCGGATAGGGTCTTCCTCGAGGCCTCCCGGAAGGAGGGGGGGTCATGA